The genomic interval CAAAACGCAATGGCAAGAGCATTCTCTGCTTGGATATGACCGGTGCCGTATCCAGCTTCACCTGTTTGCCATTCAGTTTTGCTTGTGTGGAGCCCAGTGTAAGGGTTAGCTGCTGGTTCCCCCTCTTGATGGTAGCTGTTCGAGCTGCTTCGTTCCAATCTACATCCGCACCAAGTCCTTCAGCTATGACACGGACCGGAACAAGGGTCCGACCATTTTTGATCTCAGGCGGTACCTCAGGGGAAACAGCTTGTCCACCGATCATGAGGTTGACGGGTTCCTCCTCGGCACTGCTTGCCGCCGCCCAACCGGGGATAAACAGCAGTACCAGCAGTGATAGCAGCAGAGGGTACAATCGTCTTTTCATCCTGACCTCCTCCGTGATGTCTGTTTTCTGTGAAAAACGTCTCGACGTTTTTCATAAACGTGAATGCGACCGCTTGCGGTCAAACAAAACGGTCATGACCGTTTTGTTTCGTTGGCTTCAGCAATCGTGCAACGTTCACCATTCTATTAGACGCTAATTGATCTGTAAAGTTTATAGTCTTTTGGAACCAAAAATAGAATGGTGTCGTTTCACGGCACTTTTTCGGCGGCTTTGCCTAACATTCACGATAAATTCCCCTTCTTCCATTTTAGTAGATTATTTAATTTTCTGAATTTTTGGTATATAATAATGGACATGTTCATTAGTCTCAGCTAAAGGAGGATTTCCATGATCTCAAAAAAGAGAACCAAGCTACTGCTTTCACTTTGTGCCACTGCTTGCCTGCTCGTACCAAACAGTGGAGCGGTCTTGGCCAACTCGGCCGATTCACCCTACACAATGATTGACCAGCGAGCAAAAGCGATCGAGCAGAAGCTGATCAACTGGCGGCACGATATTCACCAGAATCCCGAATTGGGCAATCGGGAATTTCGCACGTCCAAGCTAGTAGCCGACCATCTAAAAAGTCTAGGGCTGGAAGTGCGAACAAACGTAGCAAAAACCGGTGTGGTCGGCGTTCTTCGCGGGAAGCAGCCAGGACCTGTCGTCGCTCTTCGTGCCGACATGGATGCATTGCCGGTCGTTGAACAGACCGACTTCCCCTTCAAGTCAACGGTCAAGTCTGAATACAACGGAATGGAAGTTGGTGTAGCTCATTCCTGCGGCCATGACACGCACACCGCCATTTTAATGGCCGTGGCCGAAGTTCTGACGGGCATGAAGAATCAACTGCCAGGAACAGTCGTTTTCGTCTTCCAACCAGCGGAAGAAGGTGCCCCTGCGGGTGAAGAAGGCGGTGCGAAGCTGATGATGAAGGAAGGCGCTCTGGACAATCCCAAACCAGAAGCCATCTTCATGCTTCACACTTCATCCGGCATGAATGTCGGACAGGTCTCTTATGTATCCGGGCCTTCTACTGCAAGCGCCAACGCCTTCAAATTAAATGTCAAAGGAAGCCAGACCCACGGTGCCATGCCCTGGCTAGGCGTTGATCCCATAGTCGTCTCTTCGCAGATCATTACGGCGTTTCAAACGATCGAGAGCCGTCAAGTAAACGTGATCAAGGAGCCTTCCGTCCTGTCTGTCGGCAGCATTCACGGCGGCAATCGAAACAACATCATTCCGGATGAGGTAGACATGGAAGGGACGCTTCGTACCTATGACGAAGGGATGCGGCAAGACATTCTCAAACGTATGGAGCGAACAGCCACTATGATTGCTGAGAGCGCTGGTGCCAAAGCAAAGCTGACAGTGGAAGAAGGCATCCCAACCGTAGTCAATAACCCCGATCTCGTCGCACAAATGGCACCGACCTTGAAGCGGGTCGTAGGCGAGAAAAATGCGAACGTAGGCAAAAAGGGCACGGCTGCGGAGGACTTTTCTTTTTTCTCCAATGAAATCCCTGGAATGTCCGTCAGTTTTGGAGTTACAGCCGCGAACGAAGATCCTGCCAAAGCGGCCCCCAACCACTCGCCCCTTTTTAAGGCAGACGATGCCAGCCTGATCGTCGGCACCCGGGTTCTGGCTAATCTGGCAATCGATTATCTGAACTCCCACAAAGAATAAGCGTTATCTCATTTTGCTGGAAGCTGGTAGAATAGGCTGATCATATTGATCAGCCTATTTCCTCAGTTTGATCACGGCAGGATTGGAGTGTACCTTGATGGATTCCGCTACCTTAGGGTTCTTTATTGCGGGAATGCGCCACTCAAGTGCGGCAACAACGGAATCAGATTTTCCAAACCAAATGCGGGTTTTACTGGCTCTGGCTCTTTCGGAGCTAGGAGTGGACGGCACGCTCCAAACAAAAAGCCGCCACGCCTTTGTCCTGCACTCGATCGTGAATTCATCCACTGTAAAGTTTATAGTCTTTTGGAACCAAAAAATATCAAAATGAAAAAAGTGCCGGTTCTCGGCACTTTTCACAGGGTCAAGGTTTCCTATTCCAATTCTCTTTCCTCAAAATCATAATCAACCGGTCCCGGAGCGACATGAGCGTTTTCCAAGGCAGGAGTGTCTGGGCGAGCGATCTGATAAACGGCACCACCTACAATTTCAGCCACTTCCTGCAGCTTGTCCTTGCTGATCTTGTCAATCGTGTCTTCGGGCGAATGATACCACGGTTCAACCGGTGCATGGATAAATAGCGCTGCCGGAATTCCTATTTCCGCAAAGGGAACGTGGTCGCTTCGACCTTCCTGACCGTAGTTGACAGTCTCGGACAGCCTGGATCCTGCCGCGGCTCCCAGGTCGGTGACGACATTTTTCTCACCGTCTACTGTGTACATGATCAATTTCCCTGCATCCCGGCTACCGACCATATCCATCTGGAACATGCTCACTGTATTTTCAATTTCCTCTTCGGACAAGGACTCTGCGTATGCATATGATCCGAGAAGCCCATTCTCCTCCGCTCCGAATGTTATGAAGCGAATTTCTGTATCTGTTGGCATATTTGCCATAACTCTGGCCAGTTCAAGCGTTGTTGCCGTACCAGATGCGTCGTCGTTCGCCCCGGGTGCTCCTTCCACGGAATCGTGATGGGCACCGACGATGACGATTTGTCCGTTGTCCTTGTGCTTATCCGGTTTTTTGGTGGCAATGACGTTGTAGGAAGTGCTTTCTTTTGTTTCTGCTCCCTCTACCTCAACGGTGGCCGTCAGCGCTTCGTCCGACTCAAGCTTCTCCAGGAGCAACTGGCCTTGTTCCCGGGTTAGTGCCAAGGCAGGAACATAGCCGTCGTCTGGGCCACCGAGCGTCCCGTTGATCACACCGGAGGCGTTGTTAAAGATGATGACTGCTTCGGCGCCTGCCTCCGCTGCATTCTTCACTTTATCCGCAAAGGAGATCTCGCCGCGCTTGATCAGCGCCACTTTTCCATGCAAATCCAGATCGTCTAGATCGCCTTCCCGACCTAATTCCGCATACACCAGCTCACCGGTCACACTGCCGTTCACCCCGTATGTAAATGTGCCGAGTTCCCAATCCGTATCGTCAAATCCACTAACAGAAAAGGCGATGTCTGTCGGTCCCGAATAGCTGTAGAACTCAAAAGACTGCCGTTCTGTCTCATATCCATACGATTGGAACTTCTTCTCAATATATTTGACAGCATTGCGCTCAGAAGATGTGCCGGCCACTCTCGGTTCTGCCGACAGATCCTCAATCGTTTGATAAATGTTGTTCACCTTGATTCTTTTTACAATCTTGTTGTCAAACGCACTGTCTGATGGATGGGGTTCAGCGTAAGCAGTCATTCCGAACGTCAAGCATGCCATTAGACAAAAAGGAATTACTGATTTTTTTATCATGCTTGTCCTCCTGGTAAAAAGAATTTTCCTATTCGTATATTATTATGTGCGAATGCCATTTTTTTGTATAGACGTAATTGTCTGATATTTTCGTACAACGAATGACAGAATTCGTATCAAAAAAAAGAGGCGTTTCCAAATGAACGCCCCTCCTTTCTTACCTGAATAAGCCCCGTCTCTCTCTTTTGCTGGCCGTTTCCGCCTGCTTATTCGTGAGCATACTCAATCCACCATTCGCCACAAACTGCTGGATTATCGACATCACGGCAGGATTGGAGAGGACCTTGATGGATTCCGCTACTTTGGGGTTCTTTAATTGAGGGATCGCGCCACTCAAGTGCGGCAATAGAGGAAGCAGATCTTCCAAAGCAAACGCTGGCTTCGCTTTTTCTACCTCTCTTGGAGCTGAAAACGGACTGCGTGCCCCAAATAAAAAGCTCCCACGCCTCTTTCCACCACTTGGTCTTGTATTCATACGCCCGAGCGTATTCTTCATTTCCAGCAGGTCCTGACGCACATGATTCATCTCGCGCAGCACTTGTTCATTTGTGACGGTGTGGTCACGAGCGAGCTTATTCATCGTCTCAATCACTTGGTTATGGGAAACGGCCAGCTTGTGCCTTTTTTTCGTCTTGACTGTGATAGTCCCACCTCCCTCCTCATTTTTTCAAGCAGCTATTTAAATCGTTTTTTAATATTGTTCAGGTCGTTTGCATCAAAGCCTTTCTTGGACAGCTTGTTCATTAGGCTACCTACATTTTCAGTCCGCATCATGGTACGGAACTGGGCGACATAGGCGTTTAATTCTTGTTCAGTAAATTTTTTGCCTGTCTTTTTCCCCAAGTCACGAATCACTTCTTTTATACCCGCATCCGTCTTGAGCTTATCCTTTGGAATCGACTTCACAATGCTGAGCAATTTCCCGATGTCCATAGCGAATCCCCCCGAGTGACAGTTTGTTCCTTTTCACTCTATGTCAGGAGTCACTGGATGGTTTGGTCATTTGTCCATAAGTGAGCAAAAAAAGAAGAGAGGCACACTAGGTGCCTCTCTTTCCTTCATCACATTCCTGTGATTATTGAGCAATATCAGCGTTTTTGTAGTCAACAGCGCCGAGGCCGTCGATCACAATACCGGAAACTTTGTCATTTTGTACCCAAGAGTCGGTGTAGAAGTAGATAGGCATGATAGGCATTTCATCCATCAGGATTTGCTCAGCCTGTGCCAGGATTGCTTTACGTTTCTCTGGATCTTTTTCCAGAGCGGATTGGTTCAGGAGCTCTTTGTACTTCGGATTTTCCCAGTTGGTGTCGTTGTTGCCACCTTTTTTGTCTTTGTACAACTCCAGGAAGTTGATTGGATCGTTGAAGTCACCCAACCATCCCATGCGTCCGATTTGGAAGTTGCCTTGGTGCAGGTCCTCCAGGTACACTTTCCACTCTTTGTTTTCGATCTTCACGTCTACGCCGAGTTGTTTTTTCCATTGGTCTTGGATCGCTTCTGCGATCTTTTTGTGACCTTCGGAAGTGTTGTAAGACAAAGTAACGGTAGGCATCTTGGTGAGGCCTTCTTCTTTCATACCCTCTTCCAAAAGCTTCTTCGCTGTCTCCAGATCTTTATCTTTGAAGTAACCGTCTTTGTTCAGAGCCATAGATGGCGGAACAGCACCCGTTGCTGGAATCTGACCTGTTTGCAGAACGTTGTCGATCAAAGCTTGACGGTCAATTGCATACGTAAACGCTTTACGAATTTTCACGTTGTTGAACGGAGCTTTTTCTGTATTGAATTTGTACCAGTAAGTACCCGCAATCGGTTGAGTTTTCATTTTTCCGGAATCTTTCAAAGCTGGGATCGCGTCAGTTGGAAGAGAACTAGTTGGTGATCCAGCCCAGTCGAGCTCACCGTTATCAAACATGGACAGCTCGGTGTTCTCGTCTTCTACCATGGAGAATTCGAGTTTGTCCACTTTGACAGCGTCTTTATCCCAATAGTTGTCGTTTTTCGCCAAAGTCAGCTTGTTTTTGTGCTCCCAAGCTTCCAGTTTGAAAGGACCGTTACCCACGTGAGTTTTTGCCTCAGCAGCCCATTTTTCGTTGCCTTCAACGACTTTTTGGTTAACTGGGTAGTAAGTATAGAATGCAGTCAGCTCAGTGAAGAATGGAGTTGGGTTTTCCAGAGTGACTTCCAGTGTTTTGTCGTCAACTGCTTTTACGCCAACATCTTCAATTTTCGCTTTCCCTTTGTTGAACGCTTCACCATTCTTCACGTAGTACAGTTGGTAAGCGTAGTTGGAAGCTGTTTTTGGATCCAGAGCGCGTTTCCATGCGAATTCAAAGTCTTTCGCAGTTACTGCATCTCCGTTGCTCCATTTTGCATCACGCAATTTGAATGTGTATGTTTTGCCGTCTTCGGAAACGGTGTAGCTTTCCGCAGCAGCCTCATGTACTTTACCGTCAGCACCTGCACGAGTCAGACCTTCAAAGGTCGCACGAACGATCGTACCGGAAGTGGAATCTTCTGCAATACCCGGGTCAGCTGTTGGTGGCTCGGAGTGCAGGTTCAGTTTCAATACTTTTGGTCCAGCTGCAGGTGTTTCTGCGGCAGGAGCGCTTCCTTGGGTAGCGTTTTCTGCTGGTTTCGCTGCGTTGTTACCGCCGCCGCAACCTGCGAGTGCTGCACCAAGTACGAGGATGGAACTCATTGCTACGAAAACATTCTTTTTCATGCCATTTATCCCCCTTTTCTAAATCTTTTATCAATATACATCCTTTTATATTATTTTTAAACATGTTTTAGATTGATTTAATAAATTTTTATTTATTTATAAAGATAGTTAACCAAATATAAAAATTTATTTATCGATAAAATAATACGGAAAAAGATTCCTACTTGCCAGAAACCGCTAAAAACGTTGATATCATGCGATTCTCAATGCATACAAATAAACTCGCGGACATGAAAAATGCTCTTCTAAAATTACCTAACAAACTATTATTGCGTGAAAGATATACTATTTATAATTTAATGAATTTTCACTTATTATTTATCGTTCTACTTTTTTACATAGATAACCGAATAAATGACAAACAAAAAGAAGGGCTTACATCGCCCTTCATTCTGTAAAGTCGGCCCATTTGTAGTCGACGTAACCGAGACCGTCAATGACGACTCCTTTTACCTTTTCATCCTGAACCCACGCATAGGTATAGAAGTAGAGCGGCATGAGCGGCATCTCATCCATGAGAATTTGTTCGGCTTCTGTCAAAATAGCTTTGCGCTTCACTGGATCCTTTTCGGTATTCGATTGATCCAGTAGTGCTTTGTACTTCGGATTTTCCCAATTGGTATCGTTGTTGCCACCGTCTTTGTCCTTATACAGTTCCAGGTAGTTGATCGGGTCGTTGTAGTCTGCTAGCCAGCCCATACGCCCTATTTGATAATTTCCTTCGTGCAAGTCGTCGAGGTATACCTTCCATTCTTTCGATACCAGCTGTACATCTACCCCGAGATTTTTCTTCCATTGGCGTTGGATGTCTTCCGCAATCTTTTTATGCCCCTCGGACAGATTGAAAGAGAGTGTAATCGGCGGCAGCTTGGTGATCCCTAGCTCTTTCATCCCTTCAGCCAACAGTTTCTTCGCCGTCGCCACATCATTGTCTGTAAAGTAGCCGCCTTTCTTAAGCGACATCGTTGCCGGAACCACAGCTGTAGCTGGAAGCTGCCCTGTTTGCAGGACGTCATCAATCAAGCTTTGGCGATTGACAGCGTAAGCAAATGCTTTGCGAATTTTTGCGTTATTGAATGGAGCCTGCTCCGTGTTGAACTTGTACCAGTACGTACCCGCAAACGCTTGTGTCTTGAGATCTCCGGCCGTTCGGATAGCGGGAATTTCTTCAGATGGGAGGTAGCTAAGCGGTGCACCCGCCCAATCAATCTCGCCATTTTCAAACATCATGAACTCCGTATACTCATCCTCGACCATGGAGAAATGAATCTTGTCCAACTTCACGGAGTCCTTGTCCCAATAGGTAGGGTTTTTTGCCAATACGAGCTCCTCTTTGTGGTTCCAGCTCTCCAGTTTGAATGGTCCATTGCCGACATGGGTACTGACCTCATACGCCCACTTCTCGTTTGTCTCCACGACTCTCTTGTTTACAGGATAGTACGACGGGAAGGCGGTCAGCTGCAAGAAATAAGGAGTTGGCGCTTCAAGGGTCACCTGAAGTGTTTTGTCGTCCAAGGCTTTGACCCCCACATCGTCTACTTTCGCTTCACCCCTATTCACTTTTTCCGCATTCTTGATGGCATAGAGCTGGTAGGAATAATTGGATGCCGTCAACGGATCGAGCACCCGTTTCCATGCGTATTCAAAATCGGTAGCGGTGACCCGATCGCCGTTGCTCCATTTGGCTTCACGCAGGTGGAACGTATACGTCTTCAAGTCATCCGAAATGTCTATTTTCTCTGCTGCTGAGGGATATATCTGGCCATCCGCTCCCGCGCGAGTCAACCCGTCAAAGGTCGCTCTGATAATCGCGAATGAAATGTTATCCTCGCCCAATCCCGGGTCCAGCGTAGGTGGTTCGGAATGCAAGTTCAGATGCAGCTCCTGTTTCGCAGACTGCCCCGCATTCTTTTGATGGGCATCCGCTGCAGTAACCGTGCCGGCTGATACTGTCACAATACTCGCACATAGCAGCCCGTTCATGGCCACGCTCATAAATCGCTTCACTATGAAACTCCCCCTCCATTTACTAATCTTTTCCATATTACTTATTTTTCCAAATACTTTCAATGAAAACAAAAAAGAGAAGGGCCTCTCAGCCCTTCTCCCGATGACACTATGCGCTTATTCTTATTGAATGTCTGCCCATTTCCAGTCTACGAAGCCCAGACCGTCGAGAACAACACCTTTTACTTTGTCATTCTTCACATAGGAATGTGTATAGAAGTAGAT from Brevibacillus choshinensis carries:
- a CDS encoding amidohydrolase, with amino-acid sequence MISKKRTKLLLSLCATACLLVPNSGAVLANSADSPYTMIDQRAKAIEQKLINWRHDIHQNPELGNREFRTSKLVADHLKSLGLEVRTNVAKTGVVGVLRGKQPGPVVALRADMDALPVVEQTDFPFKSTVKSEYNGMEVGVAHSCGHDTHTAILMAVAEVLTGMKNQLPGTVVFVFQPAEEGAPAGEEGGAKLMMKEGALDNPKPEAIFMLHTSSGMNVGQVSYVSGPSTASANAFKLNVKGSQTHGAMPWLGVDPIVVSSQIITAFQTIESRQVNVIKEPSVLSVGSIHGGNRNNIIPDEVDMEGTLRTYDEGMRQDILKRMERTATMIAESAGAKAKLTVEEGIPTVVNNPDLVAQMAPTLKRVVGEKNANVGKKGTAAEDFSFFSNEIPGMSVSFGVTAANEDPAKAAPNHSPLFKADDASLIVGTRVLANLAIDYLNSHKE
- a CDS encoding M28 family peptidase; amino-acid sequence: MIKKSVIPFCLMACLTFGMTAYAEPHPSDSAFDNKIVKRIKVNNIYQTIEDLSAEPRVAGTSSERNAVKYIEKKFQSYGYETERQSFEFYSYSGPTDIAFSVSGFDDTDWELGTFTYGVNGSVTGELVYAELGREGDLDDLDLHGKVALIKRGEISFADKVKNAAEAGAEAVIIFNNASGVINGTLGGPDDGYVPALALTREQGQLLLEKLESDEALTATVEVEGAETKESTSYNVIATKKPDKHKDNGQIVIVGAHHDSVEGAPGANDDASGTATTLELARVMANMPTDTEIRFITFGAEENGLLGSYAYAESLSEEEIENTVSMFQMDMVGSRDAGKLIMYTVDGEKNVVTDLGAAAGSRLSETVNYGQEGRSDHVPFAEIGIPAALFIHAPVEPWYHSPEDTIDKISKDKLQEVAEIVGGAVYQIARPDTPALENAHVAPGPVDYDFEERELE
- a CDS encoding peptide ABC transporter substrate-binding protein, coding for MKKNVFVAMSSILVLGAALAGCGGGNNAAKPAENATQGSAPAAETPAAGPKVLKLNLHSEPPTADPGIAEDSTSGTIVRATFEGLTRAGADGKVHEAAAESYTVSEDGKTYTFKLRDAKWSNGDAVTAKDFEFAWKRALDPKTASNYAYQLYYVKNGEAFNKGKAKIEDVGVKAVDDKTLEVTLENPTPFFTELTAFYTYYPVNQKVVEGNEKWAAEAKTHVGNGPFKLEAWEHKNKLTLAKNDNYWDKDAVKVDKLEFSMVEDENTELSMFDNGELDWAGSPTSSLPTDAIPALKDSGKMKTQPIAGTYWYKFNTEKAPFNNVKIRKAFTYAIDRQALIDNVLQTGQIPATGAVPPSMALNKDGYFKDKDLETAKKLLEEGMKEEGLTKMPTVTLSYNTSEGHKKIAEAIQDQWKKQLGVDVKIENKEWKVYLEDLHQGNFQIGRMGWLGDFNDPINFLELYKDKKGGNNDTNWENPKYKELLNQSALEKDPEKRKAILAQAEQILMDEMPIMPIYFYTDSWVQNDKVSGIVIDGLGAVDYKNADIAQ
- a CDS encoding peptide ABC transporter substrate-binding protein, with the protein product MKRFMSVAMNGLLCASIVTVSAGTVTAADAHQKNAGQSAKQELHLNLHSEPPTLDPGLGEDNISFAIIRATFDGLTRAGADGQIYPSAAEKIDISDDLKTYTFHLREAKWSNGDRVTATDFEYAWKRVLDPLTASNYSYQLYAIKNAEKVNRGEAKVDDVGVKALDDKTLQVTLEAPTPYFLQLTAFPSYYPVNKRVVETNEKWAYEVSTHVGNGPFKLESWNHKEELVLAKNPTYWDKDSVKLDKIHFSMVEDEYTEFMMFENGEIDWAGAPLSYLPSEEIPAIRTAGDLKTQAFAGTYWYKFNTEQAPFNNAKIRKAFAYAVNRQSLIDDVLQTGQLPATAVVPATMSLKKGGYFTDNDVATAKKLLAEGMKELGITKLPPITLSFNLSEGHKKIAEDIQRQWKKNLGVDVQLVSKEWKVYLDDLHEGNYQIGRMGWLADYNDPINYLELYKDKDGGNNDTNWENPKYKALLDQSNTEKDPVKRKAILTEAEQILMDEMPLMPLYFYTYAWVQDEKVKGVVIDGLGYVDYKWADFTE